In Citrus sinensis cultivar Valencia sweet orange chromosome 4, DVS_A1.0, whole genome shotgun sequence, one DNA window encodes the following:
- the LOC102622885 gene encoding uncharacterized protein LOC102622885, whose amino-acid sequence MPHRTRPMTALLVFTGLNAVLVSTITPVYDFVCFLPYWERRREHRRQEREGASN is encoded by the exons atGCCACACAGAACCCGCCCCATGACAGCACTACTGGTGTTCACCGGACTCAATGCTGTTTTAGTCTCAACTATTACTCCAGTCTATGATTTCGTCTGCTTCCTTCCTTATTGGGAAAGAAGG CGAGAGCACCGACGTCAGGAACGTGAAGGTGCTTCTAACTGA